The Geotoga petraea genome segment AAAGGGTCCACTCCGTTACCCAGAGATTTAGACATTTTTCTTCCCTTTTTATCTCTTACAAGAGGAGTTATGAATACGTGTGAAAATGGTTTTTCCCCCATGAATTTTTCACCCATCATTATCATTCTTGCCACCCAGAAGAAAATTATGTCAAAAGCTGTGACTAATGTTCCGGTTGGATAGAATCTCTCAACATCTTCTGTTTTTTCAGGCCAGCCGAGTGTTGAAAAAGGCCAAAGAGCTGATGAAAACCAAGTATCTAAAACATCTGGATCTTGAGTTAAATTGTTTGATCCACATTTTGGACATGATGTTGGGTCTTCTTCAGAAACGATAGTTTCACCGCATTCATCACAATACCAAACAGGGATTCTATGTCCCCACCAAAGTTGCCTTGAAATACACCAATCTCTGATTTCGTTCATCCAGTTAAGATATACTTTTTTCCATCTTTCAGGAAAAAATTGAATTTCATCTTCTTCTACTGCTTCTATAGCTTTTTTGGCAAGAGGTTTCATTTTTACAAACCATTGATCCATCAAGAATGGTTCAACTATAGTATCACATCTATAACAATGGCCAACTGAATGTTTGTGTTCTTCTACTTTTTCTAAATAACCTTGTTCTTCAAGATCAGCTACAATTTGTTTTCTGGCCTCAAATCTATCCAGTCCTGCATATTTTCCGCCGTTTTCGTTTATCTTAGCTTTTTCGTCCATTATTTGAATTCTTTCTAAATTATGTCTTAAACCGATTTGGTAATCGTTAGGATCATGAGCTGGGGTAATTTTTACAAATCCAGTTCCAAATTCTGGATCAACATATGGATCTCCAATGACTTCAAGCTCTCTATTAACCAAAGGAAGTATAACTTTCTTTCCTATCATATGCTTGTGTTTTTCATCTGATGGATGTACGGCTATTGCAACATCACCCAACATTGTTTCAGGCCTTGTGGTTGCTATAATTATAAAATCATCTTCACCTTTTAAAGGATATTTTATATACCAAAAGTGTCCGTTATCATCTTTATGTTCTACTTCATCGTCTGCAAGAACTGTCCCACAACTTGGACACCAATTAACGATGTACTTTCCTTTGTATATAAGCCCTTCTTCATAAAGATCTACAAAAACCTTTCTAACAGCTTTGTTTAGACCCTCATCAAGAGTGAATCTTTCTCTTGACCAATCTACAGAAGCCCCCATAGCTTTTAGCTGTTTTCTAATGTAATCTCTGTATTCGTTCGCCCAATCCCACACTTTTGAAACAAATACGTCTCTATCATATTCTTCTTTTCTTTTGCCTTCTGTTTTTTTAAGATGTTTTTCAACAACATGCTGAGTTGCTATGCCAGCATGGTCTTCACCAGGGATCCATAAAGTATCCTTGCCTTTCATTCTGTAATATCTTGTTAGTATATCCTGTAAAGTTAAATTTAAAGCATGACCTATATGTAATTTACCAGTTATATTAGGTGGCGGAATGACTATTGTGAATGAATCTTTGCCTTTATTTTGAGGTTTAAAAGCACCTTTTTCCATCCATTCTGAGTACCATTTTTTCTCTAACTCATGTGGAGTATATCTCTTACCTATGTCCATTAAATTGCCTCCTCTAAGTGTTTTTATATTAATCTAATAATTTTTTTCTTTCCCATAAATTTGTAAAAGCTGTGGATATTGCTATCCCTATTACTATACCAAATGCTCCAACAAATGTTTCGTAAGCATAACGTGACGCTGTATCAAGGTTTCCTTCTATAAAACTCTGAAACGTGAAAAAAGCAGGAGCTCCAGGTACCAAAGGTATAATTCCAGCGGCGATGAAAGGATGAACATTTGTGTTCAAAATATATGAAAAAAAATAAGACAAAAGTCCTATGCTTAATGAAGATATTATAATCGCACTTTCATAACCAAATTTTAAATTCACCAATTCATACAATGTCCAACCTATTGCACCGGTGAGCGCTGCAAAAAAGATACTTTTTTTGGGGGTTTTAAATATTACGGCAAATCCACCCGTTGCAAAAAAAGAAAAAAAGATTCTTAAAAGCATAAAATTACCTCCATATTGCTGTAGCAATACCTGCTCCCAAAACCAAAGCACCTAATATAAAAACTGATTCAACTAATTTTGATACACCAGAAACTAAATTTCTATCTCCTATTTCCATTATAGCATTAGTTAATAAAAGACCAGGGACAAAAACCATAATAGCTCCAGCCAATATTGGATATGTTCTAATTTCAGTAAATAAATTGAAAACTTCTATTATAGAATAAATTGAGAATCCTGCTATAAAATCTCTTAAAATTTTATTTTTCAAATTAATGGTAACATAATAAACAGTTGTACCTACAATACCAGATATGAAAGATTCTAAAAGATTTCCCTTGAAAACAAAAGAAAATGAAAAAGAAGCGATAAAAACTGCTATAATTAAAAGTGAAAAAGAATGTACCAGATTTTTATTTTCATATTTAATTCTTTTTATTTCGTC includes the following:
- a CDS encoding valine--tRNA ligase gives rise to the protein MDIGKRYTPHELEKKWYSEWMEKGAFKPQNKGKDSFTIVIPPPNITGKLHIGHALNLTLQDILTRYYRMKGKDTLWIPGEDHAGIATQHVVEKHLKKTEGKRKEEYDRDVFVSKVWDWANEYRDYIRKQLKAMGASVDWSRERFTLDEGLNKAVRKVFVDLYEEGLIYKGKYIVNWCPSCGTVLADDEVEHKDDNGHFWYIKYPLKGEDDFIIIATTRPETMLGDVAIAVHPSDEKHKHMIGKKVILPLVNRELEVIGDPYVDPEFGTGFVKITPAHDPNDYQIGLRHNLERIQIMDEKAKINENGGKYAGLDRFEARKQIVADLEEQGYLEKVEEHKHSVGHCYRCDTIVEPFLMDQWFVKMKPLAKKAIEAVEEDEIQFFPERWKKVYLNWMNEIRDWCISRQLWWGHRIPVWYCDECGETIVSEEDPTSCPKCGSNNLTQDPDVLDTWFSSALWPFSTLGWPEKTEDVERFYPTGTLVTAFDIIFFWVARMIMMGEKFMGEKPFSHVFITPLVRDKKGRKMSKSLGNGVDPLDIIDKYGTDPMRFTLSILAAQGRDIKLDEKSFEPYSKFANKIWNATRFALLNLNDFEPIEYDYDELHLEDKWILTRMNRAIKSVSEGIETYNFNHAAKAIYDFVWSELCDWYIESIKERLNSEGRSKKLAQNVLVKVFDNALRLLHPFMPYLSEELWQAIPSIKEDELLIISKWPKETKEEIFEKEENRFNDIMSVIRGIRNVKADMNIPQSQKIKAEYKILSDNDWIEGAQDQILKLANLENLDKTDAKKERSATAYVDENVETYVLLGDMIDVDAEKDRLNKKIQKLEKEVNKFEKKLNNKNFLEKADPEVVEEAKIKYEDAKYQVKKLETLIKEID
- a CDS encoding threonine/serine exporter family protein; translated protein: MLLRIFFSFFATGGFAVIFKTPKKSIFFAALTGAIGWTLYELVNLKFGYESAIIISSLSIGLLSYFFSYILNTNVHPFIAAGIIPLVPGAPAFFTFQSFIEGNLDTASRYAYETFVGAFGIVIGIAISTAFTNLWERKKLLD
- a CDS encoding threonine/serine ThrE exporter family protein codes for the protein MHLERIVDTFMDLARELYYYGSNATEIENYITQIGKTYELDVQIASIGTVLYITVIDRTGKSLTRIERINYTSIDFEKLSIWESFIKKILKEKPPFTFIRDEIKRIKYENKNLVHSFSLLIIAVFIASFSFSFVFKGNLLESFISGIVGTTVYYVTINLKNKILRDFIAGFSIYSIIEVFNLFTEIRTYPILAGAIMVFVPGLLLTNAIMEIGDRNLVSGVSKLVESVFILGALVLGAGIATAIWR